The proteins below are encoded in one region of Saccharomyces kudriavzevii IFO 1802 strain IFO1802 genome assembly, chromosome: 5:
- the SKDI05G0800 gene encoding bifunctional 4-hydroxy-4-methyl-2-oxoglutarate aldolase/oxaloacetate decarboxylase (similar to Saccharomyces cerevisiae YER010C; ancestral locus Anc_7.158) produces the protein MSIAHKLRKFSTCDISDGLLNVYNISTGGYFPNLTAISLPPSGSLVGTAYTVLFAPMNDPRPAVNYIDSVPPNSVLLLSLEPHLQSQFHPFIKITQAMYGGLMSTRAQLLKSNGTVVFGRIRDVDEHRALNHPVFAYGVGSCAPKAVVKAVAINVQLKILTSDGVTQVIYPGDYVVGDNNGIVSIPVSVIDIQKLITYIEKSIEVDLLVTEDIKNGIPAKQAQKNRRSVLKQYI, from the coding sequence ATGTCAATTGCACATAAATTACGCAAATTTTCCACCTGTGATATTTCTGATGGTTTATTAAACGTCTATAATATCTCAACAGGTGGCTATTTCCCTAATTTAACAGCGATTTCTCTACCACCAAGTGGCTCCTTAGTAGGTACTGCATATACAGTACTATTTGCACCTATGAATGACCCAAGACCTGCCGTGAACTATATAGATTCTGTGCCCCCTAACTCGGTACTTCTTCTCTCGTTGGAACCTCACCTACAAAGtcaatttcatccattTATTAAGATTACACAAGCGATGTATGGAGGATTGATGAGTACGAGAGCACAACTTTTGAAATCCAATGGGACAGTAGTTTTTGGACGCATAAGGGATGTGGATGAACACCGGGCTTTAAACCACCCCGTTTTTGCCTACGGTGTGGGATCTTGCGCTCCAAAAGCTGTGGTCAAAGCCGTGGCAATCAACGTgcagttgaaaattttaacaAGTGATGGTGTAACTCAAGTAATATATCCAGGTGATTATGTCGTCGGAGACAATAATGGAATAGTCAGTATTCCGGTTTCAGTGATAgacattcaaaaattaattACCTACATCGAGAAATCCATTGAAGTGGATTTACTTGTTACTGAAGATATCAAGAATGGCATCCCAGCCAAACAAGCCCAAAAGAACCGAAGATCTGTTTTAAAGCAATACATTTAA
- the TIR1 gene encoding GPI-anchored mannoprotein (similar to Saccharomyces cerevisiae TIR1 (YER011W); ancestral locus Anc_7.161) codes for MAYTKIALLAAVAALASAQTQDQINELNVILNDVKSNMQQYISLASDPSSGFTLQNMPAGVLDIGMVLVSATDDSYTTMFSEVDFAGVSKMLTQVPWYSSRLEPALKSLEGDASSSAAPSSTEAKTSSAAPSSTEAKSSSATPSSTEAKSSSAAPSSTEAKSSSAAPSSTEAKSSSAAPSSTEAKSSSATPSSTEAKSSSAAPSSTVAKSSSAAASSAKASAISQITDGQIQATNTVSQQTENGAAKAFIGMGAGVVAAAAMLL; via the coding sequence atggCTTACACCAAGATCGCTTTACTCGCTGCCGTCGCTGCTTTGGCTTCCGCTCAAACTCAAGACCAAATTAACGAATTGAACGTTATTTTGAACGATGTCAAATCTAACATGCAACAGTACATTAGTTTGGCCAGTGATCCATCTTCTGGTTTCACTTTACAAAACATGCCAGCAGGTGTTTTGGACATCGGTATGGTTTTGGTTTCCGCCACTGATGACTCCTATACCACTATGTTTTCTGAAGTCGACTTTGCTGGTGTCAGCAAGATGTTGACCCAGGTCCCATGGTACTCATCCAGATTGGAACCAGCTTTGAAGTCCTTGGAAGGTGATGCTTCTTCCTCTGCTGCTCCAAGCTCCACTGAAGCTAAGACATCTTCTGCTGCACCAAGCTCCACTGAAGCCAAGTCTTCCTCTGCTACTCCAAGCTCCACTGAAGCCAAGTCCTCTTCTGCTGCTCCAAGCTCCACTGAAGCCAAGTCCTCTTCTGCTGCTCCAAGCTCCACTGAAGCCAAGTCTTCCTCTGCTGCACCAAGCTCCACTGAAGCCAAGTCTTCCTCTGCTACTCCAAGCTCCACTGAAGCCAAGTCCTCCTCTGCTGCTCCAAGCTCCACTGTAGCTAAGTCCTCCTCTGCTGCTGCTTCTTCCGCTAAGGCCTCTGCTATCTCTCAAATCACTGATGGTCAAATCCAAGCCACCAACACTGTTTCTCAACAAACTGAAAATGGTGCTGCTAAGGCCTTTATTGGTATGGGTGCTGGTGTCGTGGCTGCCGCCGCTATGTTGTTATAA
- the PRE1 gene encoding proteasome core particle subunit beta 4 (similar to Saccharomyces cerevisiae PRE1 (YER012W); ancestral locus Anc_7.162), whose amino-acid sequence MDIILGIRVQDSVILASSKAVTRGISVLKDSDDKTRQLSPHTLMSFAGEAGDTVQFAEYIQANIQLYSIREDYELSPQAVSSFVRKELAKSIRSRRPYQVNVLIGGYDKRRNKPELYQIDYLGTKVELPYGAHGYSGFYTFSLLDRHYRPDMTTEEGLNLLKLCVQELEKRMPMDFKGVIVKIVDKDGVRQVDDFQTQ is encoded by the coding sequence ATGGATATCATTCTAGGCATTCGTGTACAGGATTCCGTCATTCTAGCCTCCTCTAAGGCAGTAACGAGAGGTATCTCTGTCTTGAAAGATTCAGACGATAAGACGAGACAGCTATCGCCACACACATTAATGAGTTTTGCCGGTGAAGCCGGTGATACTGTTCAATTCGCCGAATACATTCAGGCCAACATCCAATTATACTCCATCAGAGAAGATTATGAACTATCTCCACAAGCCGTGTCTAGTTTTGTTAGAAAAGAATTGGCCAAATCGATCAGATCAAGAAGGCCTTACCAAGTTAACGTATTAATTGGAGGGTATGACAAAAGGAGGAACAAACCGGAATTATATCAAATTGACTATTTAGGTACTAAAGTAGAATTACCTTATGGTGCTCATGGTTATTCAGGGTTTTATACGTTTTCTTTACTAGATCGCCATTATAGACCTGACATGACTACTGAAGAAGGCTTAAATCTACTAAAACTTTGTGTACAAGAGCTAGAGAAAAGAATGCCAATGGATTTCAAGGGCGTCATCGTAAAAATTGTGGATAAAGATGGCGTAAGACAAGTGGATGATTTCCAGACGCAGTGA
- the PRP22 gene encoding DEAH-box ATP-dependent RNA helicase PRP22 (similar to Saccharomyces cerevisiae PRP22 (YER013W); ancestral locus Anc_7.163), with the protein MSHMSKSIASIVGSDDPVIIEFILNIMNKSSNLQEFVRNIKNLDAGISYEDSTKLYDLLSEKDEKEEIRNTIIDSRLSRKVHAILKDDVNLDDPVVTEFVLDILNGSKSITEFQEKLNYIRSGLDNETIFKIYQIVSPPIMKEEAPTLPSTKIPIKAEAKMEEEEQSRGSLDLNPVLYKVYQGRVRNITAFGCFVQIFGTQRKNCDGLVHISEMAKKRIMDLHDIVRQGQYVFVKVIKIQNNGRISLSMKNINQHNGELEETDDADVEKRGRCKDTKTDRQAENKIKRRALTSPERWEIRQLIASGAASIDDYPELREEIPKNTSYLTAKKEKNIMATFLEKNDTESVGLKHDEEEKNEIDEIDVELNTDDGPEFLKDQQVKGAKKYEMPKITKVPRGFMNRTAMNGSNAVRDHREEKLRKKREIEQRIRKKQSFDDPTKNGQDSRNEVQKLRNQLVVTEWERNRMNEPISYGKRTSMPISAQRQTLPVYAMRSELMQAVCENQFLIIVGETGSGKTTQITQYLDEEGFSNYGMIGCTQPRRVAAVSVAKRVAEEVGCKVGHDVGYTIRFEDVTGPQTRIKYMTDGMLQREALLDPEMSRYSVIMLDEAHERTVATDVLFALLKKAAVKRPELKVIVTSATLNSAKFSEYFLNCPIINIPGKTFPVEVLYSQTPQMDYIEAALDCVVDIHINEGPGDILVFLTGQEEIDSCCEILYDRVKTLGDSIGELLILPVYSALPSEIQSKIFEPTPKGSRKVVFATNIAETSITIDGIYYVVDPGFAKINIYNARAGIEQLIVSPISQAQANQRKGRAGRTGPGKCYRLYTESAFYNEMLENTVPEIQRQNLCHTILMLKAMGINDLLKFDFMDPPPKNLMLNALTELYHLQSLNDEGNLTKLGKEMSLFPMDPTLSRSLLSSVDEQCSDEIVTIISMLSVQNVFYRPKDKQLEADNKKARFHHPYGDHLTLLNVYTRWQQANYSEQYCKTNFLHFRHLKRARDVKGQISAIFKKMGLRLISCHSDPDLIRKTLVSGFFMNAAKRDSEVGYKTINGGTEVGIHPSSSLYGKEYEYVIYHSLVLTSREYMSQITSIEPQWLIEVAPHFYKTADAESQSRKRAKIIPLHNKFAKDQNSWRLSSIRQSRERALGIKR; encoded by the coding sequence ATGTCTCATATGTCAAAGTCCATAGCGTCCATTGTAGGATCAGATGACCCCGTGATCATTGAATTCATATTGAACATTATGAATAAATCCAGCAATTTGCAGGAGTTTGTACGAAATATTAAGAATTTGGACGCTGGGATATCATACGAAGACAGCACTAAATTGTATGACTTACTATCAGAAAAAGacgagaaagaagagattcGAAACACTATAATAGATTCGCGGTTAAGTCGGAAAGTTCATGCAATATTAAAGGATGACGTTAATTTAGATGATCCGGTTGTGACTGAATTTGTACTTGACATTTTGAACGGATCTAAGTCAATAACTGAATTTCAAGAGAAACTGAATTATATACGAAGTGGGCTTGATAATGAAACCATCTTCAAGATATATCAAATTGTATCTCCGCCCATAATGAAAGAGGAAGCTCCAACACTTCCAAGTACCAAGATCCCGATAAAGGCAGAAGCAAAgatggaagaagaagagcaaaGTAGAGGTAGTTTAGATCTTAATCCCGTTCTTTATAAGGTTTATCAGGGTAGAGTGAGAAACATAACTGCCTTTGGCTGTTTTGTCCAAATATTTGGGACACAGAGGAAAAACTGCGATGGTCTAGTTCATATATCAGAGATggctaaaaaaagaataatggATCTACACGATATAGTGAGACAAGGGCAATATGTGTTTGTTaaagtaataaaaatacaaaataatGGAAGAATATCACtctcaatgaaaaatattaatcAACATAATGGAGAACTTGAGGAAACGGATGATGCAgatgttgaaaagagagGCAGATGCAAAGACACTAAAACCGATAGGCAGGCAGAGaataaaattaaaagaCGTGCATTGACTTCACCGGAGAGATGGGAGATTCGACAACTTATTGCTAGTGGTGCTGCTTCCATTGATGATTATCCCGAGCTAAGGGAGGAAATTCCTAAAAACACATCCTATTTAACGgcaaagaaagagaagaatataATGGCAACATTTctcgaaaaaaatgatacaGAAAGCGTGGGCCTAAAACACGATGAAGAGGAGAAAAATGAGATAGATGAGATTGATGTTGAGCTAAATACGGATGATGGACCTGAATTCCTGAAGGATCAACAAGTTAAAGGGGCCAAGAAATACGAGATGCCCAAAATAACGAAAGTTCCCAGGGGATTCATGAACCGTACAGCAATGAATGGCTCAAATGCTGTAAGAGACCAtagggaagaaaaattaaggaaaaaaagagagattGAACAACgtataaggaaaaaacaatCATTTGATGATCCTACGAAAAATGGGCAAGATTCCAGAAACGAAGTTCAGAAGTTGAGAAATCAATTAGTAGTTACTGAATGGGAGAGGAATAGAATGAATGAACCTATTTCCTACGGGAAAAGAACCTCCATGCCAATCAGTGCACAACGTCAAACCTTACCCGTGTATGCAATGAGATCCGAATTAATGCAGGCTGTTTGTGAAAATCAATTCCTGATCATTGTTGGAGAGACAGGGTCGGGTAAAACTACCCAAATCACTCAATATTtagatgaagaaggtttCAGTAACTATGGGATGATTGGATGTACCCAACCTCGTAGAGTTGCTGCTGTGTCTGTGGCAAAGAGGGTTGCCGAGGAAGTTGGCTGCAAAGTTGGCCATGACGTTGGTTATACAATcagatttgaagatgtcACTGGCCCACAAACCAGAATAAAATACATGACTGATGGTATGTTACAAAGAGAGGCGTTGTTAGATCCCGAGATGTCAAGGTATTCTGTTATCATGCTAGATGAGGCCCACGAAAGAACCGTGGCAACTGATGTTTTATTTgcattgttgaaaaaagctGCGGTCAAAAGACCAGAACTAAAAGTGATAGTCACATCAGCCACTCTGAACTCTGCCAAATTTTCGGAGTACTTCTTGAACTGTCCGATCATAAATATACCTGGTAAAACGTTCCCCGTAGAGGTGCTGTATTCACAAACTCCCCAAATGGATTATATAGAAGCGGCCTTAGATTGTGTAGTCGATATCCATATTAATGAAGGGCCGGGAGATATCTTAGTTTTTTTGACTGGGCAAGAGGAAATAGACTCATGCTGTGAAATCCTGTATGATAGAGTAAAGACTTTAGGTGATAGCATTGGCGAATTACTAATTTTGCCTGTTTATTCTGCTTTGCCAAGTGAAAtccaatcaaaaatttttgaaccCACCCCAAAAGGTAGTAGAAAAGTTGTGTTTGCTACGAACATTGCTGAAACGTCTATCACTATAGATGGTATTTATTATGTCGTGGACCCTGGTTTTGCAAAAATTAACATCTATAATGCTAGAGCAGGTATCGAGCAATTGATAGTGTCTCCTATTTCTCAAGCACAGGCaaaccaaagaaaaggtCGAGCTGGGAGAACAGGTCCAGGAAAATGCTATCGACTCTATACAGAATCGGCATTTTATAATGAAATGCTAGAAAACACGGTTCctgaaattcaaagacaaaatcTTTGTCATACTATTCTAATGCTAAAGGCCATGGGAATTAATGATTTGTTAAAATTCGACTTCATGGATCCCccaccaaaaaatttgatgcTTAATGCACTGACAGAGTTGTATCATTTACAGTCATTAAATGACGAAGGAAATTTAACAAAACTAGGTAAGGAAATGTCCCTTTTTCCGATGGATCCCACTTTGTCACGTTCCTTGTTATCATCTGTTGACGAACAGTGTTCCGATGAAATTGTCACTATAATTTCAATGTTGTCCGTCCAGAATGTTTTTTATCGTCCGAAAGATAAACAACTAGAAGCTGATAATAAAAAGGCAAGGTTCCATCACCCATATGGCGATCATTTAACATTATTAAACGTTTACACAAGATGGCAACAAGCAAATTACTCAGAACAATACTGTAAAACAAACTTCTTACATTTTAGACATTTAAAAAGAGCCAGAGATGTCAAGGGCCAAATAAGCGCGATATTTAAGAAAATGGGATTAAGGTTAATAAGTTGCCATAGTGATCCTGATCTAATTCGTAAAACCTTGGTATCGGGGTTCTTCATGAATGCAGCTAAGCGAGACTCGGAAGTAGGTTACAAAACTATTAATGGTGGCACAGAAGTTGGGATACATCCTTCGAGCTCACTGTACggaaaagaatatgaataCGTGATCTACCATAGTCTTGTATTGACCAGCAGGGAATACATGTCGCAGATAACAAGCATTGAACCCCAATGGCTTATAGAGGTAGCGCctcatttttataaaacCGCAGATGCTGAAAGTCAATCTAGGAAAAGAGCCAAGATTATTCCCTTACATAATAAATTTGCCAAAGACCAAAATTCGTGGAGGTTGAGCTCAATAAGGCAGTCAAGAGAAAGAGCATTAGGTATCAAGAGGTAA